In Cryptomeria japonica chromosome 10, Sugi_1.0, whole genome shotgun sequence, a genomic segment contains:
- the LOC131859218 gene encoding L-ascorbate oxidase-like, producing the protein MAGRVSVVYLFSVLFFMLTLLSFDTEAKVHFHKWKVIYQTWAPDCVEVNIISINGQYPGPTIRATEGDTIAVEIENLMPTENVVIHWHGIRQIGTPWSDGTASISQCAIYSGETYVYKFVVDRPGTYFCHGHYGLQRSAGFHGSLIADAVGKEPFTYDGELSIILNDWWHESTSEQAVGLSSNPFVWVGEPQVYHVHFI; encoded by the exons ATGGCTGGCAGAGTTTCTGTAGTATATCTTTTCTCTGTGTTGTTTTTTATGTTGACATTGTTATCTTTTGATACTGAAGCAAAGGTGCATTTTCACAAATGGAAAGTAATTTACCAGACATGGGCTCCTGATTGCGTGGAGGTGAACATCATCTCTATAAATGGACAATACCCGGGCCCCACCATCAGAGCCACAGAAGGGGACACCATTGCTGTTGAGATAGAGAACTTGATGCCCACTGAAAACGTTGTTATTCACTGGCATGGAATTCGCCAG ATTGGCACTCCCTGGAGCGATGGGACTGCTTCAATTTCGCAGTGTGCAATCTACTCAGGCGAAACCTACGTGTATAAGTTCGTTGTGGACAGG CCAGGAACGTACTTCTGTCATGGTCATTATGGACTACAGCGGTCGGCAGGGTTTCATGGGTCGCTGATAGCGGATGCGGTGGGCAAGGAACCCTTCACCTACGATGGAGAGCTGAGTATCATTTTAAACGACTGGTGGCACGAGAGCACTTCTGAGCAGGCCGTGGGCCTCTCTTCCAATCCCTTCGTCTGGGTTGGGGAACCTCAGGTATATCATGTACATTTCATTTAG
- the LOC131859492 gene encoding L-ascorbate oxidase-like: MASRVSVVYLFSVMFFMLTLLSFDTEAKVHFHKWKVNYQTWAPDCVEVNIISINGQYPGPTIRATEGDTIVVEIENLMPTENVVIHWHGIRQIGTPWNDGTASISQCAIYSGETYVYKFVVDRPGTYFYHGHYGLQRSAGFYGSLIVDAAGKEPFTYDGELSIILNDWWHDSTYEQAVGLSSNPFVWVGEPQSLLIDGRGQYNCSTTSHSCNATNKQCSPYVLPVRSGNTYRLRIASVASLSAINFVIQGHKMNVVEADGHYVEPVEIDDLDVYSGESYSVLITNREPSQNYWAGVNVRGRQPKTPTGLAILNYLPNPSTKLPIAPYPTSPLWNDYAYSKALAMKFVALKGHEELPPLQSHRQLILLNAQNKINGYIKWAINNISLLPPLTPYLAAMKYKIKGAYDITPPPDIYSPRDYNITIPPPNPNTVEGSGVYVFTLNSVVDVILQNANTLTANNSEIHPWHLHGHDFWILGYGDCVFDPAKDPLNYNTVNPPLRNTVAVFPYGWTAIRFKADNPGVWAFHCHLEAHFFMGMGVVFAEGVEKVGKLPNVAMGCGLTKNMIDMHH, encoded by the exons ATGGCTAGCAGAGTTTCTGTAGTATATCTTTTCTCTGTGATGTTTTTTATGTTGACATTGTTATCTTTTGATACTGAAGCAAAGGTGCATTTTCACAAATGGAAAGTAAATTACCAGACATGGGCTCCTGATTGCGTGGAGGTGAACATCATCTCTATAAATGGACAATACCCGGGCCCCACCATCAGAGCCACAGAAGGGGACACCATTGTTGTTGAGATAGAGAACTTGATGCCCACTGAAAACGTTGTTATTCACTGGCATGGAATTCGCCAG ATTGGCACTCCCTGGAACGACGGGACTGCTTCAATTTCGCAGTGTGCAATCTACTCAGGCGAAACCTACGTGTATAAGTTCGTTGTGGACAGG CCAGGAACGTACTTCTATCATGGTCATTATGGCTTACAGCGGTCGGCAGGGTTTTATGGGTCACTGATAGTGGATGCGGCGGGCAAAGAACCCTTCACCTATGATGGAGAGCTGAGTATCATTTTAAACGACTGGTGGCACGATAGCACTTATGAGCAGGCCGTGGGCCTCTCTTCCAATCCCTTCGTCTGGGTTGGGGAACCTCAG TCACTGCTGATAGACGGACGAGGACAATACAATTGCTCCACAACTAGCCATTCCTGTAATGCTACAAATAAGCAGTGCTCTCCTTATGTCTTGCCAGTACGATCTGGTAACACGTATCGCCTCCGTATTGCAAGCGTGGCATCTCTTTCCGCCATCAACTTTGTGATCCAA GGACACAAGATGAACGTCGTGGAGGCAGATGGGCATTACGTAGAGCCGGTGGAAATAGACGACCTGGATGTCTACTCTGGCGAATCGTATTCTGTTTTGATAACGAATCGAGAGCCTTCTCAAAACTATTGGGCAGGTGTGAATGTGAGAGGCAGGCAGCCCAAGACGCCAACTGGACTGGCCATCCTCAACTATCTTCCCAACCCATCAACCAAGCTCCCAATTGCACCATATCCCACAAGCCCATTGTGGAATGACTATGCCTACAGTAAAGCTCTGGCTATGAAATTTGTGGCACTCAAAGGACACGAAGAGCTTCCCCCACTTCAGTCCCACAGGCAACTGATTCTTCTCAACGCACAGAACAAGATCAACGGGTACATAAAGTGGGCAATCAACAACATTTCACTGCTGCCTCCTCTGACTCCCTACTTGGCCGCCATGAAATACAAAATCAAGGGCGCCTACGACATAACCCCACCTCCAGACATCTACAGTCCCCGTGACTACAACATCACCATTCCTCCCCCAAATCCCAACACTGTCGAAGGGAGTGGCGTGTACGTCTTTACATTGAATTCTGTTGTTGATGTCATTCTGCAGAACGCAAATACTCTAACTGCCAACAATTCAGAGATCCATCCATGGCATTTGCATGGCCACGATTTTTGGATTCTTGGATATGGAGATTGTGTGTTCGACCCAGCAAAGGATCCTTTGAACTACAATACGGTAAATCCTCCATTGCGGAACACAGTGGCAGTGTTTCCATATGGATGGACAGCCATTCGATTTAAAGCAGATAATCCAGGAGTATGGGCTTTCCACTGCCATTTGGAGGCACACTTTTTCATGGGGATGGGAGTGGTGTTTGCAGAGGGAGTAGAGAAAGTTGGAAAGTTGCCCAATGTAGCCATGGGATGTGGTCTCACCAAGAATATGATTGACATGCACCACTGA